One stretch of Pomacea canaliculata isolate SZHN2017 linkage group LG11, ASM307304v1, whole genome shotgun sequence DNA includes these proteins:
- the LOC112575251 gene encoding deleted in malignant brain tumors 1 protein-like yields MEVCRPLVLAVLLFHVVTGQTRPRINSTVLVNGNATAGRVEVMVDGVWSTVCDDNWDSREATVVCRSLGLSGGTAYSLARFGQGNPSWPILVDDTECTGSEASLGDCYFVTGSNVNCDHGEDASVVCGPAPAAGQTTPAPVTTTPQAGATLPTNCTQGTSQSVRFFGIPGLQGAGYVQVRTDNGTWGFVCDDGLDINVAKTVCKELCYTDMSIVEPGIKTEYQVAITNPLIVQDDTRCSGTETQLVRCAHAPFFTSNCGPTELMTVSCVQPVYTTPQPPIPILQCLNDSLLALFNKSWDQNLDLKFLTIADPYTGDCNLVKDSAGDFFSLKIPLQQCGTKVTQNATHIIYRNAILVSSTSTILGLVTRSNTYRVELECDVPRNASVNKYVQPLTETVTQKTLGQFVVTLTLYTDMQFSNPVVSYPYQITLGSWINAAVELQSADSRLKLVVTDCFSTPNASYYNSSNMYSLYKTKCVVKDSTLEVYPLSLSKFAMRLQPVLFVGKPTVALVCNAIVCLDSEVTQECDRSCNNSKPVATRRRRAAESRPVYTVTTDIINIVVTDEPVTDLPTLRTSTTSFTSSSSSPTSIRTSEMSMTTTLAADQPRLTASPGATATSANTLSAGNTSSTSLPVTEPRSTTLAVMEFPKSGAEGNGGGETGVETEIHSVGDGNSASSTAGHSTLVVTLHVLVVWLCRPFLH; encoded by the exons ATGGAGGTATGCCGGCCTCTTGTGCTGGCGGTGCTGCTCTTTCATGTGGTGACAG GTCAGACGAGACCGCGAATTAATAGCACCGTCCTGGTCAATGGCAATGCCACAGCTGGTCGGGTGGAGGTGATGGTCGACGGCGTATGGAGTACAGTCTGTGATGATAATTGGGACAGTCGTGAAGCCACTGTCGTCTGCAGAAGCCTGGGACTTTC gGGAGGGACAGCCTATTCATTAGCACGGTTCGGCCAAGGGAATCCGAGTTGGCCAATCCTCGTAGACGACACAGAGTGCACGGGGTCAGAGGCCAGTCTTGGCGATTGTTACTTCGTCACCGGCAGCAACGTCAACTGTGATCACGGCGAAGACGCGTCAGTGGTTTGCGGTCCAGCGCCAGCAGCAGGGCAGACAACTCCGGCTCCAGTCACCACCACTCCACAGGCTGGGGCCACACTGCCGACCAACTGCACGCAAG GTACGTCCCAGTCAGTCCGTTTCTTTGGCATCCCAGGCCTACAGGGCGCGGGCTACGTGCAGGTGAGGACAGACAACGGCACCTGGGGCTTCGTCTGCGACGACGGGCTGGACATCAACGTGGCCAAGACCGTCTGCAAGGAACTCTGCTATACTGA CATGTCAATAGTAGAGCCAGGCATCAAGACCGAGTACCAGGTAGCTATCACGAACCCGCTGATCGTCCAGGACGACACCCGTTGTTCCGGCACCGAGACTCAGCTCGTCcggtgtgcgcatgcgccttTCTTCACCAGCAACTGCGGCCCCACAGAGCTAATGACCGTCTCGTGCGTGCAGCCGGTGTACACCACACCCCAGC CGCCGATTCCAATTTTGCAGTGTCTGAATGACAGCCTTCTTGCATTGTTTAACAAAAGCTGGGACCAAAATCTCGATTTAAAATTCCTGACAATAGCCGACCCTTACACCGGGGACTGCAACTTAGTAAAGGACTCAGCAGGTGACTTCTTTTCCCTCAAGATCCCCCTTCAACAGTGCGGCACAAAGGTCACC CAAAACGCGACTCACATCATATACAGAAACGCTATTTTGGTTTCATCTACATCAACTATACTTGGACTCGTCACTCGCTCCAACACTTACCGCGTGGAGCTCGAGTGTGACGTACCACGTAACGCCTCCGTGAACAAGTACGTCCAGCCGCTGACAGAGACCGTGACCCAGAAGACACTGGGGCAGTTTGTGGTCACCTTGACCCTGTACACG GACATGCAGTTCTCAAACCCAGTAGTGTCCTACCCGTATCAGATAACCCTGGGTAGCTGGATCAATGCAGCCGTGGAGCTACAGTCTGCGGACTCTCGCTTGAAGCTGGTTGTCACAGACTGCTTTTCTACCCCGAATGCCTCGTACTACAATAGTAGTAATATGTACTCACTCTACAAAACGAA GTGTGTTGTAAAGGACAGCACCCTGGAAGTCTACCCGCTGAGTCTGTCCAAATTCGCCATGAGGCTGCAGCCAGTTCTCTTCGTGGGCAAGCCCACCGTGGCCCTTGTGTGCAATGCTATCGTCTGCCTCGACTCTGAGGTCACTCAGGAGTGCGACCGAAGCTGCAACAACTCCAAGCCTGTCGCCACACGACGACGTCGAGCAGCGGAGTCTCGTCCTGTCTACACCGTCACCACGGACATCATCAACATCGTGGTGACGGACGAGCCAG TGACAGATCTTCCAACTTTGAGAACCTCAACCACCTCGTttacatcatcttcatcatcgccTACATCTATACGCACCTCAGAGATGAGTATGACGACAACCCTTGCTGCTGACCAGCCAAGGCTGACGGCTTCACCTGGAGCTACAGCGACATCCGCGAATACTTTGTCGGCAGGAAATACATCATCGACCTCGCTACCAGTTACCGAACCCCGGAGTACAACACTGGCTGTGATGGAGTTTCCCAAGTCGGGAGCAGAGGGAAATGGTGGGGGGGAAACAGGGGTTGAGACTGAGATTCATAGCGTGGGTGATGGAAACAGTGCCTCGAGTACAGCTGGACACTCAACACTCGTTGTAACTCTCCACGTGCTCGTGGTCTGGCTGTGTAGGCCATTCTTACACTAA
- the LOC112575249 gene encoding receptor-type tyrosine-protein phosphatase mu-like, with amino-acid sequence MGNVRKIRFMCVQHWVVIAGALMLSLAAAQSPCGSCPPKTYCVTGTSNVCAACNQACKSCTSLGPQGCTECSDGYHWENGICVLCPAGTFGSGCSGMCHCLEPGACNATNGQCSGKCEKGYYLPPACVTECPNGSYGLDCLQKCHCLNDSVCEKALGFCPGGMCHPDWVSYGCSQRLPKLIDPPEVLFATCGYLTVEWRRWSAEIDIGDLPIKEYRLYKILDSVDPNITWSHVTTVQENVNVTQYVVNVTGLVRDASYKFRVDVHYSDNGKVVEKTSMGASSVSAMVPCTTTTTQAPVTIPIIVGTDIFTAMAYTNQPDGSLVVTWTMDPSLDRFLWNVSLSYQMTGIGDCSPVTGSPTTSINIDQKNTSFRLASPGSWRKYLFTLHAQGTGVISAVNGSKSVEAISAEVAPNASVSGIQTTALSKDSATLQWVSVPCANRGGTLLYYTVNLNTSGSLLHNTTTTTSFTFNGLTPFNRYQASVHYVNRVGAGPESDVFTFTTSEAVPGTMQIKELVPSETNITVIFDPPVPANGIILEYQISYSSNVTFVSPESLTINATSSEPAVIRRLTPYTVYYVKVRASTSAGAGPYSTVQQVRTLQARPFPPSTIRQNYQNNTCLGVTWVAPDQTTVAITGYTLTIVKSSIVVVTENIPPNETKYLRCGLDPGTAYTVSMVSNSGTGSGEAIERTFYTEQGIPRQPSPPRLVSINTTSAVIEIEPVTLTEGPLTGYQIEVEETQVSGRKKRVADVPGYVTAELSPQNVTEQRRFEIGDGQKYGGYVNKPLLPGQGYQVHYVVLSELNNVTKYSVSKLPQPFTTLTIQSPTTQAQLPVADSSLDIGVVIGIIVGIILLIILIICIILIVLWRRKHRNGFKPSYLELEKPSSKPAPPKQKDEYDPEKYWNQISSVRQSRYITYGRECLPDNQIPFAGIEPSVPASSRVTFFKEFKTLPHKSDQATMLQAQKFPDRNRFPHLLPCDQSLVPLRPDGHSMCPYINASFVSGYQRSNAYIAAQSPFDDRTAVDFWRLIQQWGVTTVVMVTNIVEDNIVKCTQFWPQSGKATIGGFQLELIDEDVYSDFTIRVVSVDDTTTRTGYKVRLYEFTSWPDHGVPDDPIPFLDMRYKVYRSHADDRSPILVHCGTGVARTGVFIAVDSLIEQYAVEGRISVFAFVRKMRRERPHMVRTFKQYVFIYECILEYFQAGHTMADVTTLKKMYHDWTQTNGKTGRSFLFDQFHLLQSLTRGPTPAQCAAACQPQNVHKNRYPDVVPPDASRPDLSTPTKLSDTDYINAVFIDGYRQRRRFIVTQTPLHTTILDFWRMVYDHRVQTIVMMENFGDEANNQGEYWPSDSIKQWEPFFVETTAAYQQENVTIRNFKLMSTLRPKDKPRYIRQFQFNAWAKTNLIPVSKTMVLDLLQLVLEYQKMTNFPDSPIVVHCQDGATHSGLFVALSLVVERIEEDQEVDVYHVVKHVKRRRPQVLSDYDQYRFCYKTLWDYMNLRMIGGTFTDTLGQTKADKTYGVASLSLTSQPDSLY; translated from the exons ATGGGGAATGTCAGAAAAATACGGTTTATGTGTGTCCAACACTGGGTTGTCATTGCTGGTGCTTTGATGCTCTCACTAGCTGCAGCGC AGAGCCCATGCGGATCTTGCCCTCCTAAGACCTACTGCGTGACTGGGACATCCAACGTGTGCGCTG CATGCAATCAAGCGTGTAAAAGTTGCACTAGCCTGGGACCACAGGGGTGCACGGAGTGCAGTGACGGTTATCACTGGGAAAATGGAATCTGCGTCC TGTGTCCAGCAGGCACGTTTGGAAGCGGTTGCAGCGGCATGTGCCATTGTCTGGAACCCGGCGCCTGCAACGCCACCAACGGACAATGCAGCGGCAAGTGCGAAAAGGGCTACTACCTACCTCCAGCCTGCGTCACTG AATGTCCTAACGGATCTTACGGCCTGGACTGCCTACAGAAATGCCACTGTTTAAACGACTCAGTCTGTGAGAAAGCTCTGGGTTTCTGTCCAGGCGGCATGTGTCACCCGGACTGGGTCAGTTACGGGTGTAGCCAAC GCTTACCCAAGCTGATAGATCCACCTGAAGTCCTCTTCGCTACCTGTGGCTATCTCACCGTTGAGTGGCGCAGGTGGAGCGCTGAGATCGATATAGGCGACTTACCTATAAAGGAGTATAG ACTGTACAAGATTCTGGACTCCGTGGACCCAAACATTACctggagtcacgtgactacggTGCAAGAGAATGTCAACGTGACGCAGTACGTAGTAAACGTCACCGGCCTGGTGCGTGACGCCTCCTACAAATTCCGGGTGGATGTCCATTACTCTGATAACGGCAAAGTTGTGGAAAAAACCAGTATGGGTGCTTCATCGGTGTCTGCCATGGTGCCATGTACCA CAACTACAACGCAAGCACCAGTGACGATTCCCATCATCGTAG gtACTGATATTTTCACCGCTATGGCTTACACCAACCAGCCAGATGGCTCATTGGTAGTCACGTGGACAATGGACCCCAGCCTTGACAGGTTTCTGTGGAATGTCAGTCTGTCCTATCAGATGACAGGCATCGGCGACTGCTCCCCAGTGACTGGCAGCCCCACCACATCAATCAACATCGACCAGAAAAACACCTCCTTTCG GTTGGCCAGCCCAGGTTCGTGGCGGAAGTACCTGTTCACACTGCATGCCCAGGGGACAGGTGTGATTTCAGCCGTCAACGGCAGCAAGAGTGTGGAGGCTATTAGTGCTGAAGTGG CTCCAAATGCCAGTGTCAGCGGCATTCAGACAACGGCTCTCTCAAAGGACAGCGCTACCCTGCAGTGGGTGAGCGTGCCGTGCGCAAATCGGGGTGGGACCCTGCTGTACTACACCGTCAACCTCAACACGTCAGGCTCTCTCCtacacaacaccaccaccaccaccagcttcACTTTCAACGGCCTGACACCGTTCAACCGTTACCAAGCGTCAGTGCACTACGTCAACCGGGTGGGGGCTGGACCCGAATCTGACGTCTTCACCTTCACGACCTCGGAAGCAG TGCCAGGAacaatgcaaataaaagaacTCGTTCCCTCAGAAACTAACATTACCGTTATCTTCGACCCGCCCGTTCCAGCCAATGGCATCATATTGGAGTACCAGATCTCTTACAGCTCCAATGTAACCTTCGTCTCTCCTGAATCACTCACCATTAATGCCACGTCATCAGAGCCAGCCGTTATTAGAAGACTGACCCCCTACACAGTGTATTATGTCAAG GTTCGCGCCTCGACCAGTGCTGGTGCCGGCCCCTACAGCACCGTGCAGCAAGTCCGCACCCTGCAGGCCCGTCCTTTTCCTCCTTCCACCATCCGTCAGAATTACCAGAACAACACGTGCCTGGGTGTGACCTGGGTGGCTCCAGACCAAACAACGGTGGCGATCACTGGTTATACT CTGACCATTGTGAAAAGCAGTATCGTGGTCGTCACGGAAAATATTCCACCAAACGAGACAAAGTATCTTCGTTGTGGACTGGACCCCGGCACCGCCTACACGGTGTCCATGGTGTCCAACTCCGGCACTGGCTCAGGGGAGGCCATCGAGAGAACCTTCTACACGGAGCAGGGGATCCCGAGACAACCCTCGCCACCTCGTCTTGTCAGCATCAACACTACCTCCGCGGTGATCGAAATCGAACCGGTGACCTTAACCGAGGGACCTCTGACCGGGTACCAGATCGAAGTGGAGGAAACCCAAGTCAGTGGGCGGAAGAAACGTGTTGCTGACGTCCCTGGTTACGTCACAGCTGAACTTTCTCCCCAAAATGTAACGGAACAAAGAAGGTTCGAGATCGGAGACGGACAAAAATATGGTGGCTATGTTAATAAACCTCTACTGCCAGGACAAGGTTACCAAGTGCATTATGTTGTTCTCAGCGAACTGAACAATGTCACCAAGTACTCCGTTAGCAAGCTTCCCCAACCGTTCACGACACTAACAATCCAGTCCCCGACCACACAAGCGCAGCTCCCAGTGGCTGATAGTTCCCTCGATATTGGTGTGGTGATCGGGATCATTGTCGGTATTATCCTTTtgatcatcctcatcatctgtATCATCCTGATCGTCTTGTGGCGCCGAAAGCATCGAAACGGGTTTAAGCCATCGTACTTAGAGCTTGAGAAGCCCAGTAGTAAGCCAGCACCCCCAAAACAGAAGGATGAATACGACCCGGAGAAATACTGGAACCAGATCTCTTCTGTGCGTCAAAGCCGTTACATCACCTATGGGAGGGAATGTCTCCCTGACAACCAGATTCCCTTTGCGGGGATAGAGCCCAGCGTGCCGGCTTCCTCGCGGGTGACATTCTTCAAGGAGTTCAAAACCTTGCCTCACAAGAGCGACCAGGCGACGATGTTACAGGCCCAGAAGTTCCCGGATCGAAACCGCTTCCCGCACCTCCTGCCGTGCGACCAGTCGCTCGTGCCGCTGAGGCCGGACGGCCACTCGATGTGCCCCTACATCAACGCCAGCTTCGTGTCCGGCTACCAACGGTCCAACGCCTACATCGCGGCACAGAGCCCCTTCGACGACAGGACAGCCGTGGACTTCTGGCGACTCATCCAGCAGTGGGGCGTCACCACGGTTGTCATGGTTACCAACATCGTTGAGGACAACATCGTCAAGTGCACACAGTTCTGGCCGCAATCAGGAAAG GCTACAATCGGCGGCTTTCAGCTAGAGCTGATTGACGAGGATGTGTATTCTGACTTCACGATCCGTGTGGTCAGCGTGGACGACACGACCACCCGCACTGGCTACAAGGTTCGTCTGTATGAATTCACCTCCTGGCCGGACCATGGGGTGCCTGATGACCCCATACCGTTTCTGGACATGCGCTACAAG GTTTACCGAAGTCATGCTGACGACCGAAGCCCCATCCTGGTGCATTGTGGGACAGGTGTGGCCAGGACCGGAGTGTTCATCGCAGTTGATTCCTTGATTGAGCAATATGCTGTGGAAG GTCGTATCAGCGTCTTCGCATTTGTGCGGAAAATGCGGCGGGAGCGCCCTCACATGGTGCGGACCTTCAAACAGTATGTCTTCATCTACGAGTGCATCCTGGAGTACTTCCAGGCCGGCCACACAATGGCGGATGTCACGACCCTCAAGAAGATGTACCACGACTGGACTCAGACTAACGGCAAGACAG GTCGCTCCTTCCTGTTCGACCAATTCCACCTCCTTCAGAGCCTGACGCGCGGCCCCACCCCAGCCCAGTGCGCCGCCGCCTGTCAGCCGCAGAACGTGCACAAGAACAGGTACCCGGATGTCGTGCCACCCGACGCCAGTCGTCCGGACCTCTCCACCCCGACCAAGTTGTCAGACACCGACTACATCAACGCCGTTTTCATCGACGGCTACAG GCAAAGGAGGCGGTTCATCGTGACCCAGACGCCCCTGCACACCACCATTTTGGACTTCTGGAGGATGGTGTACGATCACCGCGTGCAGACCATCGTCATGATGGAGAACTTTGGCGACGAGGCCAACAACCAAGGCGAGTACTGGCCCTCTGACAGCATCAAGCAGTGGGAACCTTTCTTCGTGGAAACTACGGCAGCCTATCAGCAG GAGAACGTGACGATAAGGAACTTCAAGCTGATGAGCACCCTCAGACCCAAAGACAAACCTCGCTACATTCGCCAGTTCCAGTTCAACGCCTGGGCGAAAACCAACCTGATACCGGTGTCTAAGACGATGGTTCTAGACTTACTACAACTGGTGCTTGAGTACCAGAAGATGACCAACTTCCCGGATAGTCCTATAG TCGTCCACTGCCAAGATGGCGCTACTCACTCTGGGCTGTTCGTCGCACTCTCGTTGGTGGTGGAGCGGATCGAAGAAGATCAGGAAGTTGACGTCTACCACGTTGTCAAACACGTCAAACGCCGCCGACCCCAGGTGTTGTCTGACTAT GATCAGTACCGCTTCTGCTACAAGACCCTCTGGGACTACATGAACCTGCGCATGATTGGAGGGACCTTCACGGACACGCTGGGACAGACCAAGGCGGACAAGACCTACGGAGTGGCCAGCCTCAGTCTGACATCACAGCCAGACAGTCTATACTGA
- the LOC112575252 gene encoding uncharacterized protein LOC112575252 isoform X2 yields the protein MAPGVQFVMTTGTTTMLRSSAGCCIMGCRGGTAVSNAYFGQGDGPVLLTDVGCMGDEATLNQCPIGYMVSNCGHHEDAGVKCSTGPDSSPVGGGRGGLGSPMKSKVPLSPSLPLSSRCTNPSSKDPPLKIRLLGKEGENWAGWVQVLASNGTWGLVCDDNWDLLAAQMVCRDLCFSPQEAEPGWLSSSMKLPVMPIVLDDVKCFGNESSFLKCNHRPEFTHDCGPSELASVSCKRTAPPTKIPAPEASVECSETEIIVALARDVDPNMTERHLTVERSFQNGGRCVPGFRSNSTHILIFLNFINCAVILQNETHLTYSTLVVVEPSSREEPSGFMSRDLQFVVTASCEMPRGESKDKSILSPTSQEVRAVANTTLPIIMQLFTDDTFSTPVTFQGLNIVPSGSWVNVGLTLKTQDPRLQLVVPDCVAAPDPPVSSLPVQVLLRNKCPVESTLSVHTISDFMLGLRFQPFSFVGSTNMIVKCNAYVCTKVSASQPISSQCDRSCNSSKPLASRRARRRSPGEGGQVRDIRTRADWRGVAQQPTRLSMAMSMLPTATKHPPIYKTGRPHGGLSEYLIFLHTSPVP from the exons ATGGCACCTGGGGTACAGTTTGTGATGACAACTGGGACAACAACGATGCTACGGTCATCTGCAGGATGCTGCATTATGG GATGCAGAGGGGGGACTGCAGTGTCCAACGCCTACTTCGGACAGGGTGACGGCCCAGTGCTGCTGACAGATGTCGGGTGCATGGGGGACGAGGCGACTTTGAACCAATGTCCTATCGGGTACATGGTTTCCAACTGCGGCCACCACGAGGACGCGGGGGTCAAGTGCAGCACCGGCCCTGACTCCTCCCCggtgggaggagggagaggagggttAGGATCCCCGATGAAGTCTAAAGTACCCCTTTCCCCGTCACTTCCGCTCTCGAGCAGATGCA CCAATCCTTCCTCCAAGGACCCGCCATTAAAGATTCGCCTGCTGGGGAAGGAAGGTGAGAACTGGGCCGGGTGGGTGCAAGTCCTTGCCAGTAACGGCACCTGGGGACTGGTCTGTGACGACAACTGGGACCTGCTAGCAGCTCAGATGGTGTGCAGAGACCTGTGCTTCAG tcCCCAGGAGGCGGAGCCCGGCTGGCTGAGCTCCTCCATGAAGCTGCCTGTCATGCCGATCGTTCTCGACGATGTCAAGTGCTTCGGCAACGAGTCGTCCTTCCTGAAGTGTAATCACAGGCCAGAGTTCACCCACGACTGTGGCCCCTCCGAGCTGGCGTCTGTCTCCTGCAAACGGACTGCTCCTCCCACAAAAATCCCAG CTCCCGAAGCCTCGGTGGAATGCAGCGAGACGGAGATCATCGTGGCGTTGGCGCGAGACGTGGACCCCAACATGACCGAGCGCCACCTGACGGTCGAGCGCTCCTTCCAGAACGGTGGTCGGTGTGTGCCAGGCTTTAGGAGCAACTCCACGCACATTCTCATCTTCTTGAACTTCATCAACTGTGCAGTTATTTTG CAAAACGAGACACACCTGACCTACTCTACCCTCGTGGTAGTGGAGCCCAGCAGCCGCGAGGAGCCCAGCGGcttcatgtcacgtgacctgcagttCGTCGTCACTGCCAGCTGCGAGATGCCGCGCGGCGAAAGCAAGGACAAAAGCATCCTGTCGCCCACCAGCCAGGAGGTCCGCGCCGTGGCCAACACCACTCTACCCATCATCATGCAGCTGTTCACAGATGACACTTTCTCCACACCTGTCACTTTCCAG ggCTTGAACATCGTTCCATCAGGCTCCTGGGTCAACGTGGGGCTGACCTTAAAGACCCAGGACCCACGTCTACAGCTCGTCGTGCCGGACTGCGTGGCTGCACCCGATCCCCCAGTTTCCTCCCTGCCCGTCCAGGTGCTGCTCCGAAACAA GTGTCCAGTGGAATCCACCCTGTCTGTCCACACCATCAGCGACTTCATGTTAGGATTGCGCTTCCAGCCTTTCTCCTTCGTGGGGTCAACTAACATGATCGTCAAGTGCAACGCTTATGTGTGCACCAAGGTGTCGGCTTCACAG CCCATTTCCAGCCAGTGTGACCGGAGCTGCAACAGCAGCAAGCCCCTGGCCTCACGGCGCGCGAGAAGACGAAGCCCAGGTGAGGGTGGACAGGTGCGAGACATCCGGACTCGTGCAGACTGGAGAGGGGTTGCCCAGCAGCCGACCAGACTCAGCATGGCCATGTCGATGTTACCAACAGCCACCAAGCACCCGCCTATCTACAAGACTGGGCGGCCTCATGGAGGGCTTTCTGAATACTTAATATTTCTCCATACATCACCTGTGCCCTGA
- the LOC112575252 gene encoding uncharacterized protein LOC112575252 isoform X1 — protein MLPRRLRQVSVRILFCAVLRSLLALGALLLQSGGTLANGNTPIHPIQVRLADGVHPREGRVEVLWHGTWGTVCDDNWDNNDATVICRMLHYGGGTAVSNAYFGQGDGPVLLTDVGCMGDEATLNQCPIGYMVSNCGHHEDAGVKCSTGPDSSPVGGGRGGLGSPMKSKVPLSPSLPLSSRCTNPSSKDPPLKIRLLGKEGENWAGWVQVLASNGTWGLVCDDNWDLLAAQMVCRDLCFSPQEAEPGWLSSSMKLPVMPIVLDDVKCFGNESSFLKCNHRPEFTHDCGPSELASVSCKRTAPPTKIPAPEASVECSETEIIVALARDVDPNMTERHLTVERSFQNGGRCVPGFRSNSTHILIFLNFINCAVILQNETHLTYSTLVVVEPSSREEPSGFMSRDLQFVVTASCEMPRGESKDKSILSPTSQEVRAVANTTLPIIMQLFTDDTFSTPVTFQGLNIVPSGSWVNVGLTLKTQDPRLQLVVPDCVAAPDPPVSSLPVQVLLRNKCPVESTLSVHTISDFMLGLRFQPFSFVGSTNMIVKCNAYVCTKVSASQPISSQCDRSCNSSKPLASRRARRRSPGEGGQVRDIRTRADWRGVAQQPTRLSMAMSMLPTATKHPPIYKTGRPHGGLSEYLIFLHTSPVP, from the exons ATGCTGCCACGTCGACTTCGGCAGGTCTCGGTTCGCATCCTCTTCTGCGCCGTTCTCCGCAGTCTTCTGGCACTGGGTGCGCTGCTGCTGCAGTCAGGAGGAACCCTCGCGAACG GCAACACCCCGATTCACCCAATCCAAGTAAGACTAGCTGATGGGGTGCATCCACGAGAAGGTCGGGTGGAGGTTTTATGGCATGGCACCTGGGGTACAGTTTGTGATGACAACTGGGACAACAACGATGCTACGGTCATCTGCAGGATGCTGCATTATGG AGGGGGGACTGCAGTGTCCAACGCCTACTTCGGACAGGGTGACGGCCCAGTGCTGCTGACAGATGTCGGGTGCATGGGGGACGAGGCGACTTTGAACCAATGTCCTATCGGGTACATGGTTTCCAACTGCGGCCACCACGAGGACGCGGGGGTCAAGTGCAGCACCGGCCCTGACTCCTCCCCggtgggaggagggagaggagggttAGGATCCCCGATGAAGTCTAAAGTACCCCTTTCCCCGTCACTTCCGCTCTCGAGCAGATGCA CCAATCCTTCCTCCAAGGACCCGCCATTAAAGATTCGCCTGCTGGGGAAGGAAGGTGAGAACTGGGCCGGGTGGGTGCAAGTCCTTGCCAGTAACGGCACCTGGGGACTGGTCTGTGACGACAACTGGGACCTGCTAGCAGCTCAGATGGTGTGCAGAGACCTGTGCTTCAG tcCCCAGGAGGCGGAGCCCGGCTGGCTGAGCTCCTCCATGAAGCTGCCTGTCATGCCGATCGTTCTCGACGATGTCAAGTGCTTCGGCAACGAGTCGTCCTTCCTGAAGTGTAATCACAGGCCAGAGTTCACCCACGACTGTGGCCCCTCCGAGCTGGCGTCTGTCTCCTGCAAACGGACTGCTCCTCCCACAAAAATCCCAG CTCCCGAAGCCTCGGTGGAATGCAGCGAGACGGAGATCATCGTGGCGTTGGCGCGAGACGTGGACCCCAACATGACCGAGCGCCACCTGACGGTCGAGCGCTCCTTCCAGAACGGTGGTCGGTGTGTGCCAGGCTTTAGGAGCAACTCCACGCACATTCTCATCTTCTTGAACTTCATCAACTGTGCAGTTATTTTG CAAAACGAGACACACCTGACCTACTCTACCCTCGTGGTAGTGGAGCCCAGCAGCCGCGAGGAGCCCAGCGGcttcatgtcacgtgacctgcagttCGTCGTCACTGCCAGCTGCGAGATGCCGCGCGGCGAAAGCAAGGACAAAAGCATCCTGTCGCCCACCAGCCAGGAGGTCCGCGCCGTGGCCAACACCACTCTACCCATCATCATGCAGCTGTTCACAGATGACACTTTCTCCACACCTGTCACTTTCCAG ggCTTGAACATCGTTCCATCAGGCTCCTGGGTCAACGTGGGGCTGACCTTAAAGACCCAGGACCCACGTCTACAGCTCGTCGTGCCGGACTGCGTGGCTGCACCCGATCCCCCAGTTTCCTCCCTGCCCGTCCAGGTGCTGCTCCGAAACAA GTGTCCAGTGGAATCCACCCTGTCTGTCCACACCATCAGCGACTTCATGTTAGGATTGCGCTTCCAGCCTTTCTCCTTCGTGGGGTCAACTAACATGATCGTCAAGTGCAACGCTTATGTGTGCACCAAGGTGTCGGCTTCACAG CCCATTTCCAGCCAGTGTGACCGGAGCTGCAACAGCAGCAAGCCCCTGGCCTCACGGCGCGCGAGAAGACGAAGCCCAGGTGAGGGTGGACAGGTGCGAGACATCCGGACTCGTGCAGACTGGAGAGGGGTTGCCCAGCAGCCGACCAGACTCAGCATGGCCATGTCGATGTTACCAACAGCCACCAAGCACCCGCCTATCTACAAGACTGGGCGGCCTCATGGAGGGCTTTCTGAATACTTAATATTTCTCCATACATCACCTGTGCCCTGA